A portion of the Granulosicoccus antarcticus IMCC3135 genome contains these proteins:
- a CDS encoding AraC family transcriptional regulator: MPRTSQTEVFISTDVSRLEDFPQAVVAYGRDLAAGDVLSFHHHQRAQLVYASSGVMTVTTLTAAYIVPPQNAVWMLAGVRHRIDARSDVLMRTVYVDTEKIAGLPEEVCVLQVSTLLRELIIAAVEAGSEYDPDSPQARIMEVILDQIIAQPVAALALPMPLDGRLVRIAEALVCNPADNRNLGEWAREVGASKRTLTRLFAIQTGMSFRAWRQQCRLHCALELLAAGRSVTVVSGEVGYENASAFIAMFQRCLGTSPSRFLNQS, translated from the coding sequence ATGCCGAGAACAAGCCAAACCGAAGTGTTCATCAGTACGGACGTCAGTCGTCTGGAAGATTTCCCGCAAGCCGTGGTTGCCTACGGTCGTGATTTGGCGGCCGGAGACGTGCTGTCGTTTCATCACCACCAACGTGCCCAGCTTGTTTACGCCAGCTCCGGCGTCATGACAGTGACAACACTCACGGCTGCCTATATTGTCCCACCGCAAAATGCAGTCTGGATGCTCGCAGGTGTCCGCCACCGGATTGATGCACGAAGTGATGTCTTGATGAGAACGGTCTATGTCGATACCGAGAAAATCGCAGGCCTTCCTGAAGAGGTCTGCGTCCTACAGGTCTCCACACTGCTTCGCGAGCTGATTATTGCGGCAGTTGAGGCCGGATCAGAATATGATCCTGACAGTCCACAAGCGCGGATCATGGAGGTGATACTCGATCAGATAATCGCACAACCAGTCGCGGCTCTCGCATTGCCCATGCCGCTGGACGGGAGATTGGTACGAATCGCCGAAGCGCTTGTTTGCAACCCGGCCGACAACCGAAACCTAGGTGAATGGGCTCGTGAAGTCGGCGCAAGCAAACGAACCCTTACTCGACTTTTCGCTATACAGACCGGGATGTCTTTTCGGGCTTGGCGCCAACAGTGTCGACTCCATTGTGCATTGGAGCTGCTAGCCGCTGGGCGGAGCGTGACCGTCGTTTCCGGAGAGGTAGGGTATGAAAATGCAAGTGCGTTCATTGCCATGTTCCAGCGATGTCTCGGGACTAGTCCGTCACGTTTCCTGAATCAGAGTTAG
- a CDS encoding M35 family metallopeptidase: protein MMDNREAGSRAAGRASLHALLLLSATSLIFASAPTTAAQDAISVLPSGMTPPNKGGSQEQGHGLELSMVADSDSNTISFELVNRGEETVSILRDGTAFDDVSGRDVLRIVPAGKVGMNQQRAPYIGPIYQRLAPDTSRYLEVAPGKSLRAVIDVAADYKMELDGAFRITYHGSIEVVNTISLRTRAAMIDQVEAWRPNAAAVELDLPATPRIVQTRALTPNYDQCSTAQRSVIETATLTGEAITNESLQSLDETPVENRSTSPRYTTWFGSYTAPNYGFVSEVFGRVSSMLSDESVTYRCAPTLCSSESVVAYVQPFLREDVNLCPLFFDDRLDDAFRSGTVVHELTHLLRIGNTDDVAYGSEATAVLARDNPIQSLNNADSFTLFATNDRPFLSMIDDGNGEAVDDVPVAPATGINFTSLEGGSVARSALSVDTFNAFRVTQARALELTSVTGDVDLYVYDDESLSDASLVCSSTEFSENSTLDSCQLTGQGDRFAIVYGFTDSSYELVAVAQSSGTGAEIADGAIELDIGELATGSLEERQASLFTAIMPGRIVLTSETGDSDLYVFSSATLTDESLVCKSELVTAQDLCELSGTGRVHIGVLGYSATNQYELTIQSLDGTEVPETPDTPDTPDTPDTPDTPIVPDTPAVPADDEGVIASSSSGGGAFGSAGFLFLAGFVLAARHRRPSSTRGQIQ from the coding sequence ATGATGGACAACAGAGAAGCTGGCAGCCGTGCTGCTGGTCGAGCATCTCTTCATGCGTTGTTACTGCTAAGTGCGACTAGCTTGATTTTCGCATCAGCCCCGACAACAGCCGCACAGGACGCTATATCTGTTCTACCCAGTGGCATGACACCACCAAACAAGGGAGGCTCACAGGAACAGGGTCATGGCCTTGAACTCAGCATGGTTGCTGACTCCGATTCGAACACAATCAGTTTCGAATTGGTCAATCGCGGTGAAGAAACGGTATCCATACTACGCGATGGGACAGCCTTTGACGATGTTTCAGGCAGAGATGTATTGCGCATCGTACCGGCCGGCAAGGTTGGTATGAACCAGCAAAGGGCTCCCTACATCGGCCCGATTTATCAGCGATTGGCACCAGATACCAGCCGCTACCTGGAAGTAGCCCCCGGCAAGTCTCTGCGTGCTGTCATTGACGTCGCTGCTGATTATAAAATGGAATTGGACGGCGCTTTTCGTATCACTTATCACGGCAGTATCGAAGTCGTCAATACAATCTCATTACGCACGCGGGCAGCTATGATCGACCAGGTTGAAGCCTGGCGACCCAACGCCGCAGCTGTAGAGCTTGACTTGCCGGCAACGCCCCGGATTGTCCAGACTCGGGCACTGACACCCAACTATGATCAATGCAGTACCGCTCAACGGAGCGTGATTGAAACGGCAACACTGACGGGTGAGGCAATCACCAATGAATCATTGCAAAGTCTTGACGAGACCCCGGTGGAAAATCGCTCGACGTCACCTCGCTATACCACCTGGTTCGGATCCTATACCGCGCCAAACTACGGATTTGTGTCTGAGGTATTCGGTAGAGTTTCATCGATGCTGTCCGATGAAAGTGTCACCTATCGTTGCGCGCCGACTCTGTGCTCAAGCGAGTCGGTGGTAGCGTATGTCCAGCCTTTCCTGCGTGAAGATGTCAATTTGTGTCCATTGTTCTTTGATGATCGTCTCGATGATGCCTTCCGCTCTGGCACCGTTGTGCACGAACTCACACATTTGCTGCGTATTGGTAATACGGACGACGTGGCCTACGGCTCTGAAGCGACGGCAGTACTTGCACGGGACAACCCCATTCAGTCACTCAATAATGCTGATAGCTTTACCTTATTCGCCACCAACGACCGCCCTTTCTTGTCAATGATTGATGACGGTAATGGAGAAGCCGTTGATGATGTTCCCGTTGCACCGGCTACAGGAATTAACTTTACTTCGCTGGAAGGTGGCTCAGTAGCCCGCAGTGCGCTGTCAGTGGACACTTTCAACGCGTTTCGTGTGACACAGGCTAGGGCACTTGAATTGACTTCAGTGACTGGAGATGTGGACCTTTATGTTTATGATGATGAAAGCCTGTCCGATGCATCACTGGTCTGTTCTTCCACGGAATTCAGCGAAAACTCCACCCTGGATAGTTGCCAGCTCACCGGCCAAGGCGACCGATTTGCCATCGTCTACGGTTTCACTGATTCCAGCTATGAATTAGTTGCTGTGGCTCAATCAAGTGGAACGGGTGCCGAGATTGCAGATGGTGCCATAGAGCTTGATATCGGTGAGCTTGCCACAGGCTCACTGGAAGAAAGACAAGCCTCGCTGTTCACGGCAATCATGCCCGGGCGCATCGTACTTACGTCAGAAACCGGAGATTCCGATCTGTACGTATTCAGCTCTGCGACACTGACTGACGAAAGTCTGGTTTGCAAATCCGAACTGGTAACTGCGCAAGACTTGTGTGAGCTTTCTGGAACCGGCAGGGTACACATCGGCGTTTTGGGGTACAGCGCCACAAATCAATATGAGCTAACGATTCAGTCGCTGGATGGGACTGAAGTCCCTGAGACGCCTGACACACCTGACACACCTGACACACCTGACACACCTGACACACCTATCGTCCCTGACACACCTGCCGTTCCAGCAGACGATGAAGGCGTTATTGCAAGCAGCTCTAGTGGCGGAGGAGCATTTGGATCCGCAGGGTTTCTGTTTCTGGCAGGTTTTGTCCTTGCAGCCCGCCATCGCAGACCATCAAGTACTCGTGGGCAGATCCAGTGA
- a CDS encoding glutathione S-transferase family protein has protein sequence MTGMNSPIILHNYPQSPVAEKVRVAFGIKGLAWSNVEIPRLPPKPLLTTLTGGYRRTPVMQIGADIFCDSQCIIRELEKRHPTPSLMPTADAGLMWCLSRWTDGALFDLAVKIVLGSAGDNLPADFAQDRGRLYFGEDWAEGLKKANIELPHLVAQFRAPLSWLEQQLSDGRPYLLGNDAAAIDAQMYHVIWFVVGRWDGGPVLLAQFPQVQRWVDRILAMGHGSQTEMSAEDALALATSLEPVTAATVGDNDPQGLKVGQLVSISPDVNGGEQAVSGRLRMADSETVAIDRVSDVAGNVCVHYPRSGYRIEVG, from the coding sequence ATGACAGGCATGAATTCACCGATCATTCTGCACAATTACCCTCAATCCCCCGTGGCCGAGAAAGTGCGCGTAGCCTTTGGCATCAAAGGACTCGCCTGGAGCAATGTCGAGATTCCGCGTTTACCGCCCAAGCCCTTGCTTACCACGCTCACTGGGGGATATAGGCGTACGCCAGTCATGCAGATCGGGGCGGATATCTTCTGCGACAGTCAGTGCATCATTCGCGAGCTGGAAAAACGTCACCCGACCCCTTCACTCATGCCAACAGCCGATGCGGGTCTCATGTGGTGCCTGAGCCGCTGGACAGATGGGGCGTTATTTGATCTGGCCGTCAAGATCGTGCTGGGTTCTGCAGGCGACAACCTGCCCGCGGATTTTGCGCAGGACCGAGGGCGTCTGTATTTTGGTGAGGACTGGGCAGAGGGCCTGAAAAAGGCAAATATTGAACTGCCGCATCTGGTGGCCCAATTCCGGGCACCTTTGTCCTGGCTTGAACAGCAATTGAGTGATGGGCGTCCGTATTTACTGGGAAATGACGCTGCTGCCATTGATGCGCAGATGTATCACGTCATCTGGTTTGTTGTTGGACGATGGGACGGCGGTCCGGTGCTGCTAGCCCAGTTTCCACAGGTGCAACGCTGGGTGGATCGCATCCTGGCGATGGGTCATGGAAGTCAGACAGAGATGAGTGCCGAGGATGCCCTGGCCCTGGCCACATCGCTGGAGCCGGTGACTGCTGCGACAGTCGGTGACAATGACCCACAAGGCCTGAAGGTGGGTCAGCTTGTGAGTATTAGCCCCGATGTCAATGGTGGTGAGCAGGCGGTCTCTGGCCGCTTGCGCATGGCAGATTCAGAGACCGTGGCCATTGACAGAGTATCGGATGTGGCCGGTAATGTTTGTGTTCATTATCCGCGCTCGGGGTATCGGATAGAGGTGGGTTGA
- a CDS encoding DEAD/DEAH box helicase: protein MISSSELKMQVSLGLTPSGKLHVFFVDKLIKDESSLQKVARYFDGYNDGRGLFELASSNTRIPLDSTFQYWRDFAEQYMKSRCLESDEATLLPLDLLDAASLDSWLINAPPMPGAEYLSATVLQGLWKALDVWLLDEVTENHPDFNDFLEKRAPGWHQMGRVCFHLAENKNDRDYPFAFMATYVPEYGRGKARHLPLAKALEDYAGHKNRKQLLSLLSPVDLAAKSSELVNELVVSGDIYHPLAWSAQDAYQFLRAVPLLQESGVIIRLPDWWKKRVRPQVQVTLSTKTKNALSADRLLDFDVRPVIGDLELTDAEWQSLLASADGLVFIRGQWVEVDQEKLVEAMGQMEALEKHADVDGISFFEGMRLLAGASKDLSAERDGSALTKNWVTINADAKLAELLRQIRQPETLKPVLPGRALKAELRHYQQTGVRWLWQLNQLGLGACLADDMGLGKTIQVISLLLILKKRKVAGPSLLVLPTSLLGNWEKELAGFAPSLKSMFVHPSMIDKTDMQTLSAEKVEESDLVVTSYGMLLRQPWLYDVSWNTVVLDEAQAIKNPGSQQTKAAKKLRARVRIALTGTPVENRLSDLWSIFDFICPGLLGSFTQFKSFAKSLESRESEQFAPLRKLVQPYILRRLKTDKSIIADLPDKTEVYAYCGLSKVQLALYQQAVNQLKVSLQNEDGIKRRGLILSYILRFKQICNHPGQYIGDGDYSAKNSGKFLRLAEICEEIGSRQEKLLVFTQFREMCDPLAEFLEKSFGKPGLVLHGGVAAKSRQKMVESFQREAGPPFFVLSIKAGGTGLNLTAASHVIHFDRWWNPAVENQATDRAFRIGQKSNVLVHKFVCRGTIEEKIDAIIAEKSALADDLLEGGANVLLTEMNDKQLLDLVSLDINKLRA, encoded by the coding sequence TTGATCAGTTCCAGCGAGTTGAAAATGCAGGTGTCTTTGGGTCTTACACCGTCGGGAAAATTGCATGTATTTTTCGTCGACAAGCTCATAAAGGACGAATCGTCGCTGCAGAAAGTAGCCCGCTATTTCGATGGCTATAATGATGGCCGGGGCTTGTTTGAGCTGGCCTCGTCTAACACCAGAATCCCGCTTGATTCGACATTTCAATATTGGCGCGATTTTGCCGAACAATATATGAAGTCTCGCTGTCTGGAATCCGATGAGGCGACGTTACTACCCTTGGATTTGCTAGACGCGGCAAGCCTTGATAGCTGGCTGATCAATGCACCACCGATGCCTGGCGCTGAATATCTGTCGGCTACGGTATTGCAGGGCTTATGGAAGGCCCTCGACGTCTGGTTGCTGGATGAAGTTACTGAAAACCATCCTGATTTCAATGATTTTTTAGAGAAACGTGCGCCTGGCTGGCATCAGATGGGCCGTGTATGTTTCCATCTTGCCGAGAACAAGAACGATCGTGACTATCCCTTTGCCTTTATGGCGACCTATGTGCCTGAGTATGGCCGCGGTAAGGCTCGTCATCTGCCATTGGCCAAGGCGTTGGAAGATTACGCTGGCCATAAGAACCGCAAGCAACTGCTGAGTTTGCTGTCCCCCGTGGATCTGGCTGCAAAATCCAGTGAGCTGGTGAACGAGCTTGTAGTGTCCGGGGATATTTATCACCCCTTGGCCTGGAGTGCGCAGGATGCCTATCAATTTCTTCGGGCAGTGCCATTGTTGCAGGAAAGCGGTGTCATCATTCGCTTGCCGGACTGGTGGAAAAAACGTGTGCGCCCGCAAGTCCAGGTGACCCTGTCGACGAAAACGAAAAACGCTCTGAGTGCCGATCGTTTGCTTGATTTCGACGTACGTCCCGTGATTGGTGATCTTGAACTGACTGACGCCGAATGGCAGTCCCTGCTGGCATCTGCTGATGGTCTGGTTTTTATTCGTGGTCAGTGGGTTGAGGTTGATCAGGAAAAACTGGTCGAAGCGATGGGGCAGATGGAAGCACTGGAAAAACACGCTGATGTTGATGGCATCTCGTTTTTCGAAGGTATGCGTTTACTGGCCGGGGCGTCCAAAGACTTGTCGGCAGAGCGTGATGGCAGCGCGCTCACAAAAAACTGGGTGACGATTAACGCGGATGCAAAACTTGCCGAGCTCTTGCGTCAGATAAGACAACCTGAAACGTTGAAGCCGGTGCTGCCCGGACGTGCGCTAAAGGCTGAATTGCGTCATTATCAGCAGACCGGCGTGCGCTGGCTGTGGCAGTTGAACCAACTGGGTCTGGGGGCATGTCTGGCGGACGACATGGGGCTTGGTAAAACCATTCAGGTCATCTCACTGCTGTTGATTCTGAAAAAAAGAAAAGTTGCAGGACCCTCGTTGCTGGTGCTGCCGACCTCTTTACTGGGAAACTGGGAAAAAGAACTCGCAGGCTTTGCGCCTTCCTTGAAGTCTATGTTCGTGCATCCATCGATGATCGACAAGACTGACATGCAGACACTTTCGGCAGAAAAAGTAGAAGAGTCAGATCTCGTCGTCACCAGCTACGGCATGTTGCTGCGCCAGCCGTGGCTATATGATGTGAGCTGGAATACGGTAGTGCTTGATGAGGCACAGGCGATTAAAAACCCAGGATCGCAGCAAACCAAAGCGGCGAAAAAACTTCGAGCGCGCGTACGGATTGCACTGACTGGAACACCGGTGGAGAATCGTCTGTCGGACTTGTGGTCGATTTTCGACTTTATTTGTCCGGGATTGCTGGGCAGTTTTACCCAATTCAAGTCGTTTGCGAAATCGCTGGAAAGCCGCGAGTCGGAACAATTTGCACCGCTTCGAAAACTGGTGCAACCCTATATCCTCAGACGTCTCAAAACCGACAAGTCGATCATCGCAGATTTGCCGGACAAGACCGAGGTTTACGCATACTGCGGACTATCCAAAGTTCAGCTCGCGCTCTATCAACAGGCGGTCAACCAACTGAAAGTGTCCTTGCAAAATGAGGATGGCATAAAAAGACGTGGATTGATCCTGTCGTATATATTGCGGTTCAAACAAATCTGCAACCACCCCGGCCAGTACATCGGGGATGGAGATTACTCGGCGAAAAACAGTGGGAAATTTCTGAGACTGGCGGAGATTTGCGAGGAAATTGGTTCTCGGCAGGAAAAATTGCTGGTATTTACGCAATTTCGTGAGATGTGTGATCCATTGGCAGAGTTTCTGGAAAAATCATTTGGCAAGCCGGGCCTGGTTCTGCACGGGGGTGTGGCTGCAAAAAGCCGCCAGAAAATGGTGGAGTCTTTCCAGCGGGAAGCGGGTCCGCCGTTTTTTGTATTGTCAATCAAGGCAGGTGGAACCGGGCTTAATTTGACTGCCGCCTCGCACGTCATTCATTTTGATCGCTGGTGGAATCCGGCGGTGGAAAACCAGGCCACTGATCGCGCCTTTCGTATAGGACAAAAAAGCAACGTGCTGGTGCACAAATTTGTCTGCCGAGGTACGATTGAGGAAAAAATTGATGCGATAATTGCCGAGAAATCTGCGTTGGCGGATGATTTACTCGAAGGCGGTGCGAACGTGCTGCTCACGGAAATGAACGACAAGCAATTGCTTGATCTGGTTAGTCTTGATATCAATAAGCTCAGGGCTTGA
- a CDS encoding DUF2264 domain-containing protein: protein MLANRQQCAALARSYIKPLVNQPSFNSARPAIGVWGSVYDQVAADMETFVRPLWGLAPMLAVDPANVDAAVFVAGIDQGTNPESECYWGDVGPIDQRMVEMAGLAYAWLIAPAAFRDPLSDEARGRAVRWLATINEYPPADNNWLFFRVLVNLALRNAGAPWSRQICIEDLDRLDEFHIGEGYYRDGEKHQIDWYNPMAFHYYGLLIAALAGDEFPEHTARFRARAHQFAQSHQYWFADDGSAIAHGRSMTYRMAQSAFWAACAYANEEVLPWGRIKQLLLANLRWWAEQPIQDRDGILSIGYAYPNALMSEGYNALGSPYWALKPFLVLALPDEHPFWQAQETRPVEHAGTERLLVESAGVVLQRSVGQAVMLTGGQDGQQHRGADAKYGGFAYSTAFGFSVPSDASQPERPEMSAADNSLSVSRDGLCWMRRGRITESGIRDSMAWGRWSPDDALSIESWLDFAGDGWHIRVHHIQSAHPLRLAESGFSVERSLLDSNHWQPSEAGGLIITPTARSGIVDLGARRAPELIHAAPNTNLLHPRSVFPRLVGHIGAGETWIGTAVYGSPGAEPGIVHPAISATMVRKLDIAGLVDSESILQAFVVEDGAALIR, encoded by the coding sequence ATGCTCGCTAATCGACAGCAGTGTGCGGCACTTGCACGCAGCTATATAAAGCCACTTGTCAATCAGCCATCGTTCAACTCAGCACGACCGGCGATAGGTGTCTGGGGCAGTGTTTACGATCAGGTTGCCGCGGATATGGAGACCTTCGTGCGCCCCTTGTGGGGGCTGGCTCCGATGCTGGCTGTTGATCCTGCTAACGTCGATGCAGCCGTATTTGTCGCGGGTATAGATCAGGGGACTAACCCTGAATCTGAGTGCTATTGGGGGGATGTCGGGCCCATCGATCAGCGTATGGTTGAAATGGCGGGCCTGGCTTATGCCTGGTTGATTGCGCCAGCCGCTTTTCGCGATCCGCTCAGTGATGAGGCAAGGGGCAGGGCCGTTCGCTGGCTGGCAACTATCAATGAGTATCCGCCTGCTGACAACAACTGGCTGTTTTTTCGTGTGCTGGTCAATCTGGCTCTGCGTAATGCTGGTGCGCCGTGGTCGAGACAAATCTGTATTGAGGATCTTGATCGACTGGATGAATTCCATATCGGTGAGGGTTACTACCGTGATGGCGAAAAACATCAGATTGATTGGTACAACCCGATGGCTTTTCATTATTACGGGCTGTTGATTGCCGCCTTGGCAGGCGATGAATTTCCTGAGCATACGGCGCGTTTCAGGGCGCGGGCGCATCAGTTTGCCCAGTCGCATCAATATTGGTTTGCCGATGACGGTTCGGCAATAGCTCACGGTCGCTCGATGACCTACCGCATGGCACAATCCGCCTTCTGGGCAGCCTGTGCCTATGCCAATGAGGAAGTGTTGCCCTGGGGACGCATCAAGCAATTGCTTCTGGCTAATCTGCGCTGGTGGGCAGAGCAACCCATACAGGATCGCGACGGCATACTGTCCATCGGTTATGCCTATCCGAATGCGTTGATGTCAGAAGGCTACAACGCGCTGGGCTCACCGTACTGGGCATTGAAACCTTTTCTGGTACTGGCATTGCCGGACGAACATCCGTTCTGGCAAGCACAGGAAACCAGGCCTGTCGAGCATGCCGGCACCGAAAGGCTGTTGGTTGAATCGGCCGGTGTTGTCTTGCAGCGATCAGTCGGGCAGGCCGTCATGCTCACCGGCGGCCAGGACGGTCAACAACATCGCGGCGCTGATGCCAAATACGGTGGGTTCGCCTACTCAACCGCGTTTGGCTTTTCAGTGCCCAGTGATGCCAGTCAGCCAGAGCGGCCAGAGATGAGTGCTGCTGATAATTCACTGAGTGTTTCGCGCGATGGGCTCTGCTGGATGCGGCGCGGGCGTATAACCGAATCCGGAATTCGTGATTCGATGGCCTGGGGGCGGTGGTCTCCCGATGATGCTCTGAGTATTGAAAGCTGGCTGGATTTCGCAGGCGATGGCTGGCACATACGGGTGCACCACATCCAATCTGCTCATCCTTTACGCCTTGCCGAATCGGGTTTCTCGGTTGAACGCAGCTTGCTGGACTCGAATCATTGGCAGCCCAGCGAAGCCGGTGGATTGATCATCACACCGACGGCAAGATCAGGGATTGTCGATCTGGGAGCTCGCCGTGCTCCAGAGCTGATTCACGCAGCGCCCAACACCAATCTGCTGCATCCCCGTAGCGTTTTCCCGCGTCTGGTTGGACACATCGGCGCTGGCGAGACGTGGATAGGCACAGCTGTTTATGGCTCGCCCGGTGCCGAGCCGGGGATAGTTCACCCCGCCATTTCTGCAACGATGGTGCGAAAACTGGACATCGCCGGTTTGGTGGACTCGGAGTCCATATTGCAGGCGTTTGTAGTAGAGGATGGGGCTGCGCTAATACGATAA
- a CDS encoding TRAP transporter large permease subunit, whose translation MESSELGVKTQNGIFNRIGGLYGFIGKLLASSVACLLAVMAVAICYQVFSRYLFNAPSVVTEEVLRFSLIWMGFLSAGLCFMRAQHLNLPLVIDMLPERKSRWMEVLNAFLVLIFGIVMIWGGWQSYTGNAFMKTPILQIPMGTLQVVVLISGVLILFSQVALLSRMLASGRTSVASMLSVVAVIVLIALAARGLFNTQWVQTLVAERIDLISLIVLFVTFAVFLIIGAPIAIGLAFAGVFTLALQLPPDLVFSTVSETIFNGIDSFGFLALPFFILAGSIMNRTGLAMRLIDLAMLMGGRIPGSLWQSNILANMLFGTLSGSGIAAATAIGGIVNPVAREKGYDMAVTTAINAASAPTGMLIPPSGALIVYSLITGGSASIIALFVAGYVPGLIMGGSVMIMAYYYAKKLGYESDSTRHSNAERLKILLRAMPSLLLVFIVIGGILGGAFTAIEGSGIAVFYSFVLALLYRALSFKALYEVLVESAAVSGVILFLIACSSMMSWSMTFASIPATVGELLSTISDNKIVILLLINVVLLMVGVFMDMSPAMLIFTPILFPVVTSMGVDPVHFGIILVYNLCMGLVTPPVGTILFVACSISGEKITKVLPPLVPIFGLQIVGLLLVTFVPAISLALPRLFGLI comes from the coding sequence ATGGAAAGCAGTGAGCTCGGAGTCAAGACGCAGAACGGTATTTTTAACCGTATCGGCGGACTCTATGGTTTTATTGGAAAGCTGCTTGCCAGCTCTGTCGCATGCCTGTTAGCCGTGATGGCAGTGGCGATCTGTTATCAGGTCTTTTCGCGTTATCTGTTCAATGCACCGAGTGTGGTCACCGAAGAGGTGCTGCGCTTTTCACTGATCTGGATGGGGTTCTTGTCGGCGGGGCTTTGTTTCATGCGTGCCCAGCACCTGAACCTGCCGCTCGTGATTGATATGTTGCCCGAGCGAAAGTCACGCTGGATGGAAGTGCTCAACGCGTTTCTGGTGTTGATCTTTGGCATCGTGATGATCTGGGGTGGTTGGCAAAGTTACACCGGCAATGCCTTCATGAAGACGCCGATTCTGCAAATCCCGATGGGCACCTTGCAGGTGGTTGTGCTGATAAGCGGTGTTCTGATTCTGTTTTCTCAGGTGGCATTGCTGAGCCGAATGCTGGCCAGCGGTAGAACCAGTGTTGCCTCGATGTTATCGGTGGTTGCAGTGATCGTGTTGATCGCGCTGGCGGCCCGAGGTTTGTTCAATACACAGTGGGTGCAGACTCTGGTGGCTGAACGCATCGATCTGATTTCGCTGATTGTGCTGTTTGTCACCTTCGCAGTGTTTCTGATCATCGGAGCGCCGATTGCCATTGGTCTTGCCTTTGCGGGTGTTTTTACACTGGCACTGCAGTTGCCACCGGATCTGGTGTTCTCCACGGTCAGCGAGACCATTTTCAACGGCATAGACAGTTTTGGTTTTCTGGCCTTGCCGTTCTTCATACTGGCCGGCAGCATCATGAATCGCACCGGGCTTGCCATGCGGTTGATCGATCTGGCCATGCTGATGGGTGGGCGTATTCCCGGCAGCCTGTGGCAGTCCAATATACTGGCCAATATGCTGTTTGGCACCTTGTCGGGTTCGGGTATCGCTGCCGCCACCGCCATCGGCGGAATCGTTAATCCGGTTGCGCGCGAGAAGGGCTACGACATGGCAGTGACAACGGCCATCAATGCCGCTTCCGCACCGACCGGCATGCTCATTCCGCCGTCGGGAGCCTTGATCGTCTACTCGCTTATCACCGGTGGTAGCGCCTCGATCATTGCTCTGTTTGTTGCAGGCTATGTGCCCGGGCTCATCATGGGCGGTTCAGTCATGATCATGGCTTATTACTACGCCAAAAAACTCGGCTATGAGAGCGATAGCACACGCCATTCCAACGCTGAGAGGCTGAAGATTTTGCTGCGGGCCATGCCCAGCCTGTTACTGGTTTTTATCGTGATTGGCGGGATTCTGGGAGGTGCCTTTACAGCTATCGAAGGCTCGGGCATAGCGGTGTTCTACAGCTTTGTGCTTGCCTTGCTCTACCGAGCTCTGTCGTTCAAGGCACTGTACGAGGTGCTGGTTGAAAGTGCGGCAGTCTCGGGTGTCATCCTGTTTCTCATTGCCTGTTCTTCCATGATGAGCTGGTCGATGACCTTTGCCTCTATACCCGCAACGGTTGGCGAATTATTGTCCACCATCAGTGATAACAAGATCGTGATTCTGTTACTGATCAACGTGGTGCTGCTGATGGTGGGTGTGTTCATGGATATGTCGCCCGCCATGCTGATCTTCACACCCATTCTGTTTCCCGTTGTGACCAGTATGGGTGTAGATCCGGTGCATTTTGGCATCATCCTCGTCTACAACCTGTGTATGGGATTGGTGACGCCGCCGGTGGGGACCATACTGTTTGTCGCCTGCTCAATCAGTGGTGAGAAGATCACCAAGGTGCTGCCGCCACTGGTTCCCATCTTCGGTTTGCAGATCGTGGGTCTGCTGTTGGTAACATTCGTGCCGGCAATATCATTAGCCTTGCCACGTCTGTTTGGATTGATCTGA